From the Zonotrichia albicollis isolate bZonAlb1 chromosome Z, bZonAlb1.hap1, whole genome shotgun sequence genome, one window contains:
- the LOC102073421 gene encoding fructose-1,6-bisphosphatase isozyme 2, producing the protein MTDKSPFETDMLTLTRFVMEKGRRVKGATGELTQLLNSMLTAIKAISAAVRKAGLAHMFGIAGTVNVTGDEVKKLDVLSNSLVINMLQSSYSTCVLVTEENKEAIITPKDKRGKYVVCFDPLDGSSNIDCLAPIGTIFAIYKKETDDEPSEKDALQPGRNIVAAGYALYGSATLVALSTGQGVDCFMLDPGLGEFILVDRDVKIKKKGKVYSLNEGYAKYFDPAMTEYLQKKKFPEDGSSPYGARYVGSMVADVHRTLMYGGIFMYPANQKSPKGKLRLLYECNPMAFIIEQAGGIATTGTEAVLDVKPENIHQRVPFILGSPDDVQEYLACVQRHQKSS; encoded by the exons ATGACGGACAAAAGCCCCTTCGAGACGGATATGCTGACCCTGACACGGTTTGTCATGGAGAAGGGACGCCGCGTGAAGGGAGCGACAGGGGAGCTGACGCAGCTGCTCAACTCCATGCTGACTGCCATAAAGGCCATCTCTGCTGCTGTCAGAAAGGCAGGCCTTGCCCACAT GTTTGGTATAGCTGGCACTGTGAATGTGACGGGTGATGAGGTGAAGAAGCTGGATGTGTTATCCAACTCCCTGGTGATTAACATGCTCCAGTCCTCCTACAGCACCTGTGTCCTGGTCACGGAGGAGAACAAGGAGGCCATCATCACCCCGAAAGACAAGCGG GGTAAATATGTGGTGTGCTTTGACCCCCTTGACGGTTCATCCAATATAGACTGCTTGGCACCAATAGGAACAATTTTTGCTATCTACAAAAAG GAAACAGATGATGAGCCCTCTGAAAAAGATGCTTTACAGCCTGGACGCAATATTGTTGCTGCAGGCTATGCCCTGTATGGTAGTGCTACGCTGGTTGCCCTCTCCACAGGGCAAGGAGTGGACTGCTTCATGCTTGATCCG GGTCTTGGTGAATTTATTTTGGTGGACAGAGATGTTAAAATCAAGAAGAAGGGGAAGGTATACAGTCTCAACGAAGGTTATGCAAAGTACTTTGATCCTGCAATGACAGAATATTTGCAAAAGAAGAAATTCCCTGAG GATGGCAGCTCCCCATATGGTGCCAGGTATGTGGGCTCCATGGTAGCTGATGTTCACCGTACACTGATGTACGGTGGGATCTTCATGTATCCTGCTAATCAGAAGAGTCCTAAAGGAAAG CTCCGACTTCTCTATGAATGCAACCCTATGGCTTTCATCATCGAGCAGGCAGGTGGCATAGCAACTACAGGGACCGAAGCAGTGTTGGATGTGAAACCTGAGAATATTCACCAGAGAGTTCCTTTTATCCTTGGCTCTCCAGATGATGTACAAGAATACCTTGCTTGTGTACAGAGACACCAGAAGAGCAGCTAA